GTGAGGGCAATTTTGTCCGCAAACTTCTTCCAGCAATCACTAACACACTTGATCAGACGACATTGCCAACAAgaaactcacacacacacacacacacttcttCCAGCATCCAAACACCTCCATTTTCTCTTTCCCAAATAAGTATCCAATACGTTCCTATATTTCTGGGTTTCCATGAAGATCAAAGCTTTCTTCCATGGCACTTTGTGGGTTTTCAATTCCGGGTCAGGTTAACCACCGGTTGGTTAATTCACACAAATTCGTGATTCGACATTGTTTCTTTGGAACAGATCTACAAAATCCACAAACATCACATAAACCCTTGAATCAGGGTTGATTTTGTTCAAAGTTCTTATTTTTATTgagttttaaattttataaaataataattttaggtcTTGAATTAATTTTAAGCAGATTAGTAAAAAAGCAAGTAGGATTATAACTACACTCTCTGAGAGAGGCGATCATCACTCGCAAATACCACCTACTTCGCTTTTGGACATCATCAATTACCCAATTCATATGAAGAATCTATCATTTAATGCAAGTTGCTCATAATTCATACCCATTTACAGTAGCAATTATGGAACAATGTTTCTATATATGTTTGTAATTCGTAATAAGAGAATAGGGGTTGTTTATATTGAAATTAAAATAATGACAATTCTGATCAGAAAAGTCAATTTCTGTAACTAAATTCTTGTAAAAAAATTTATACAAGTAAAATTAAGTAAAAATTTCTTATTTATGGTTTGACCAGAAAGTCAAACTTTGTAATCGTACCGTGCAAACACCCCAATttcaattgaaaaaaaaaaaaaagattggccTTTTGAATTTTTATTTAGCATTACTTGTATATGAGTGAAGGATAAAAGGCTTTTTATTTGTTGGAAAGATCTACAGAATAGCCAATAAAAGGATGTGTGGACAAAATTGCCCTCACATGCTTGACACGTGAGCGGACTTAACGTTCAAAATTTAACAGGGTTTAATGGTTGGGTCATCGACGTTGAAAAGTGATAGTTCAAGGTCATCTACGTCGAAAAAAAAGATAAAGGTTAATCGTGCAGTTTGATACAAACATGATGGACCATCCACGCAATTTTGTCGTATAGATTAAATAAACATTAGAAAACTTATATTGTAGTCAGTGCCGACTCAATGATTTTGAGAGCTCTATTCGAGACATAAAAACAGACCCCATTATACACATTAaatttttaatacatataaaaagataatactaataaaattatcaataAACAAAGTTACCAAAACAATAGTAGCAATTTATTTTATTCATAAGTAATTGTCATTTCAATAATATTTAACTATTGTATATAAAATTATGCtattatttttcaaaattttgagctcTTAAAAAATTTTGAGTCGTGTTCGGTTGCATATATGCACATATACTGAAGACGGCCTACCTGTAGTAAACAAGAACAATACTCAATCCTTTAATATCTAAAATGGAGTAAAATATATGAAGTATATGTACATTCTTAAGGGGTATGCAATCGcaaatgacaaaaaaaaaaaattaaaagggcccaatattttttttatttttttttattttggtccAAAGTATTGAATGACCCATATATTGTTCTTTCAATAATGGAACAAAAATGTACATCAATTTTAAAACATTTTACTCAATTAAAAGAAAACATGAAAACCATCTTAAAGATTATGAAGACACAAAAGATATGTGCAAATCCCGTTAATTGAGGATGCATTAAGTTTTAACTCGTATACATGCATTCAGTGAacatttaataatttaattaagaGTTGTAATTGATTGATTTTGATAACTATTGATAATGATATATTGAAGAGTATTGACTAGAAAGAGTTATTCAACAATTTTGCTTTCAAAAATATTAGGAGTGTTGTTTTTGTAAAAAATAGTTTAAGTATAATGAGAAAACAAATATTCGAGAATAAAATATTTTGATGCCGTTTCTTTGAGAATTTTTTGTTTGTTGATTCAGTAATATTGAAATTTTATAGTAttgaaattttttaatttttatgagGGTTCATTTTATATTTTGAACAGGATCTTTAAAAATAATAAGACGATTGTGACAATCCTTTATTCGAAGGTAAAGAATTTGTTTCTCCAACTTTAGCAAGATATAGTCGTTCCTCTACTTGAGGAActtgatatttttttaatataaaatttctaTTAGCTAAGCATTTATAAATAGTTTGCGATAAACCCTTCTATAATAATAAAAACCAGAGTAGTATATAAGTTAATCTTTTTACCAACTTTTACTATATTAGTGTCAAATATACAGAATGATTTATATTCGTAATATTAGATTGATAATTAAAAAAATTGAACTTGATCACGACATTAAACTTGTGGTGTTACGTACGTATAATAAAGTATATTAGAAAATGAAATGTGTAACTCTCGATCGAGTTTGGTTCAAGTGACAAGTGATTGTATAATGATGTCATTGTCATGGTGTCCAACTGTGCGGGTAGGTACTTTGCAATTATGTTAATATGACACATAAGGTGTTATAAATAGGGGCGGATTCAAAATTTTATTTCGATGGAGGCAAGATGTAAAAAATTGATAAAAACATCAAACTTTAACATAGAAATGTACTAAAAAAAATTTAATCGTCGAGGACAACCGACCCCGCTTGCAGCCCCCTCCCTCTGCCCTGGTTACAAAGGAAAATGAAGTGACATTAATCTGATTGTTATTTGCAACAAAATATAGTGATGGGATTTATTTTGTgtatttttaaaaaatttagaaGTGAATAACGTAAATATTTGTCTAATCTTAGAAACATAAACAACAAAGTCTTTGGAAACGTGTCTTGGAATCCTATCTTCATCGTTAATGATATTCAAGTTACAAGTTTTCAATGGATTAGTAAGCGGTTCAAGAAAGTTCTCTCTTGATTGGAGTCAATGTCTCATCAATAATCATAGATTCTAAGTTCTTCCGCAAAATAGAGACAGCATCGGTTGATCATTCATATAGTTTAACTACACTTTATATACCATCGTAGCATAATTGTATTTCGTAAATACGTGTGGCTTAAACTTTGTACGTTCTAAGTGGTGTTAATATATAATGTAAGGTTCATCTTGCTTttcaagaaaaaaaattaaaaaataataataaaagagaaaatgaaaaaaaaaaaaaaaatcgtcttCAAATTATTCGGTGAGGACGAATACTTTAACTCATATGTATTCGGCATAACGAGTGTTCTTTTACTGTTTCCAATCAATTCTCTACCCATCACAATATGTGGTGCAAGACTGCTAGTGAGGTTGAATTCGAGATTATCATAATACAAACTACTAATCCATCTTTTGTTGATAGTCCTGAACgtgttaaaattttttttttttttttttttttttttgaacggcacagATTTTATTAAAGACTAGCAAAAGCTAGAAAATTACAAAGGGCTCAGAAGCCATGAGTTCTAATTAGAAACCATTTTGCTTCTATTTTTTAGCCAATTAAAAGAATATAATCTAATCGAATAAAAAACAATACTTTTATTAACTCAAGTTACAAATAAGAATGATGTTAGAATAATGTAAAATAAGATAAATGAGGATTTATTTTTCCCTTGTAACAATTAAAGTAGTCCACTGAACAAACAAGTGGAAGctttatatttaagttattttcattataATAGCAATAGCAATTGCTATTGCAATGATCTTTGAACAAGTTGTTAACAGTTTATTATAAGCTTATAACATGTGACAATAATCTAATGCAAAGAATTAGAGGTAAAGTATCTTTGTATATACGCTTTTATAGTAAAATTGTCACTAAAATGATCACGATTTTGTTATTGACCAGAACAAATGTAACATTATTCAAAAAGAGGTTTGGGGACCAATCAAATCCTTGCTTTTGAACCCTTGAAAAGGGGGCAACTTGACATTCTTATATCATCTAACCTTGTGTGTTAGCGGCACAAAAGTGTGAATCCTTGAAAGCACATTTCTCATGTGTTAtcgttattttatataaaatagttatagttGTTGTTATGGTTCATTTACATAATTTTGTTATTCTAGCTATTGCAATTTGACAACATTTGACTAAATGCTAAGTTATGTGAGGAAGAAAATTGAATATTTTGTTGTATGAGTTACTGAATACGCTGATTACCGGTGTTTGTTAATGTGAGGTTCGAATCTCGTCTAGGACAAATATTTAGTGGTGGTCAAGGATGGATTGGAAACATATGGAGTAATCATGCTGGGCTGCGTACATccgagtatggggtcggattactatcTGAACACCCTTTTTAGTAGAATTAAACAATTTGAACAATTTTCTCTTTTGAAATTTTTACCAGAATAatagatttgatttttaggttgtaATGTTCTTTTAAATAATATATAAGGGTTATACTCGTTTAGTATATCCAAAAGGCAACAATGAATTGTAAAAGGGATGATGTGGTCCTAACACAAGTGGATCAAGCAAAAAGGTAATGCAACACGTCTCAAAATTCATGGGCACAGAAAAAAAAATTGTCAACGTTGAAAATAAATtcaattcaacaattcaatccttcGTAAAAAATTGAAACCGTAGTTACAAAATTTCAATGTCAGCATAACATTCTCGCCATTTATTTATCTTATTATACCAAAAAAAAAAGTAGAAAGATGTCTTACGGTTCATATTGTTGATTTATAATTTCTTGATTTTGGGCAGTACAAgtaaaaacaaagaaaaataaaataatagtGGCAAAATCAGAATTATACAAGTTGAATATAATTCTTAGATTTGAACATATAGTACTAGCCAATACCCTTGATACACTAAAAGATACTACTCCGTAATAAATATTGGGCAAGTTTTCTTCTTTTTTCGAGAATTAAAAttgttataaagttttcattttttcgccaaaaaataaataaataaatattgggTAAAAACTGCTTTGAATCAACCCAACCCGTACCAAGGTCCAaacgttacccattttgaccctcTACGTGATATTGCAGCCCCATCAATCTTACCACCCTAAATAtctccttcattttaaatctgaAGACCACCACAATGATGTCAAGACACAAATGAAATCTCTTTGGAAGTAAACAGAAAATAATGACCTAATTTACGTGCTTAACGAAAGAGGAAGTGTTGTTTAAtacaacccagaaaaaaaaaaaaaaaaaaaaaaaaaaaaaaaaaaaaaaaaaaaaaaaaaagattaaaacATTAACCGAAATTTTTTATTGTAGCTGGACAAAATATATGAACATAAAAGATTATGTTAACTGATTTACATTATCTGCAGATCAAAGTACAACCAACTGATCTCCTATTGATAGTTTGATACTACAGTAGTCGACACTAACTAGTAACTGAAAACATATCTAGTAGAAAGTTAAGCCATTCAGAATTTGATTTCAAGCAACATATTCAGCATAAAAAGATGCATAGGTATTCACATTTTCCACAATCAAGTGATGAAATTGTAGTATTAAACAAaagtttttaataattatataacaatTTCAGCACTTGGTAGGAAACTAAAAATGCAAGATTTTATTATATTAACAAAAACACACATAGTCATATACCATAAGAAAACTATCCATAGATATGACAACCTATGTTTAGAATACCAATCCCTGTTTCAAATTATATACTTTGGGGCCTTGCCTTTCAAAGTTTCAATGGTACTAACAGGGCAATACTACAAATACATGTTATGTATCTGCACATCTTTTTAATATAAATTAGATTAACCCGAGAAAACTCCAAATAAATCATAgcttataatacttgtaatgatgATTCTCAAGTTAGTTCCTGAATCGACAACCATGATTAGAACAGACTTACAGACATTGGAGCAAGACTATTTACTCATTGTTGAAATAACATGACATGGGTTTTACCTTAAAACATGGTTCCAACGTCAATTTTATATTACTTTATAATGAATGATATAAACAGATGCTCCCAGTTGAGTCATAACTATTTAAAATGGTCCATGTATTAGCCACTATTTAGTCAATAATATGACACAATTTTAAAGAAAACactacagtaaaaaaaaaaaaaaaaatttattttcttTTAATTTATTAACACTACAAAAATTACAACTTTATTAGTACCTTTTTAGAGTATCTATGTGCAAACACTAGCTCCCATGTAAGTCTGCCCACTTTCATCCAAGATGAATAAATACAGAGGACGATAAATGGAAAAGGATACAAGAGGATTTCATACCGAACATGAGCATCCAAGACTTCATATCCCCATTTGTTTCATCCACAAGGACCACTTAAGTGCCTCTAAAACCATATCATTCTTTTGCAAAGCAGATATTAGATTAGTATATGTCAGTCTATCAGGCTCTATACCGTTTTTTCGCATTTCTCTAACCAAATCGACAGCATTTTCAACCATTCCCGCAATCCCATAAGCTTTGATTAACGAGTTATAGCTGCATATATCTGGCTTCAACTCAGATTCCTCCAGTTCCTTTAGTACATCACCAACTTCTTCAATCCATCCTTTTTCTCCATATATATTGATCAAAATATTAAACGTGTAATGATCCGAAGCACAATTCGATTCCTTCATTCTCAACAACACATTTTTAAACTTCTCCATTTCACCCGCTTTCCCATACGCATCCAACATACAATTATAAGCTTCAATCGAAACAGAGAACCCGTTAAATTTCATTCTTCTAGCAACAGAAGCCATATTCCCCAAGTCTTTACCTTTTCCATACGCAGCAACAACAGTATTATAAGAAACAACATCAACTGTACCTTGTTTTTTTGCCATCCAAAACACCTGTCTAACCTTCTTGAAAAGCCCCGATTTCCCATAAACATCAAGCATAACATTATATGTCACGGTATTAGGTGAAAAACCACGCTGAATCATCTCGTTGAAAAGCCTAGATAGCTCATCAATAGGCAAAGCACGAGCACAGCAATTTATCACACTGTTGTACATTTCTTGATCCCAAGTAAGATCAGCCTTCAAAATTTTGTAGTACAAATCGGCCAACTTGTTTACCATCCCCAATCTTTGATAAATTCGAAGCATATCACGAAACAGATATACGTCCGGAACAACGTCCTTTTGTTTCTCGACTACATCAAGAACCGAACATGCATCGTTTAAGGATCCAGCTTTCACATACATCCTAACTACTATGCTAAATGCTATCAAATCCAAAGCAACACCTTTTGACTTTAAATTCAAATACAGAGTTTCAGCTTCGGTAAACTGATTCAAACAACTATAGATATCAATCATGGTGCACGTGATATGCAAATTAGGCTTGTCACGTTTCGGCATAGATGTGTAAATCTTGATAGAATTATCAAGATGACCCAACTCTTTACACGTACAAATCAATAAATGATATAAACTGTCCTCAAACACTTTATCTTTCCACTTTTTAATCCCCAAAACTTCAATTGCATTGTCTACCAACCCATGTTTCACATACGCCATTACAAGAATCGAACACGAGGTTTGATTATTCAAAACATGATTGTAAAGCAACCCTTTAACAACAGAAGACACCCTTTCGAACCTTTCGGCCTTTTCATATGCTTGCAAAAGAATACCAAGAACAGAAGCTAATTGGCATCCGATTGTAACCATATCGTTGATCGTTCTAATAGCTCCAGCTTCATCTCCATATTTAGCTTGCAGATTGATCATTGTATACAAGTTTGACGAGTTCGGTTTATAACCTAATCTAATCATTTCCTTATAATACTTTTCAGCTTCTTTAAAGTTTTGTACTCGACCCCAACCTTCAACCATGGTTCTGTAAGTACTCTCATCAGGCTTCAAACCAACAGACACGAGATTTCGAAAGATTCTTTCGGCATCCAACATTTTCGAGACTTTCCCATATCCAGTTATGATTGTATTGTAAGCAACTATATGAGGAACGAATCCCGCTGCATTCATCTTCTCCAATTCCTTTTCAGCCTCGTCTAACTTCCCTTGCTGACTGTACGCATTAATAAAAACCAACCAATTTTCCCGATTCATGATCACTTTATCTTTCCTCAAGTACCCAATAACCTCTTCCGCCTTTTCATACAAACCAATACGTGTGTACATTGTAATCATAGCTGAATACGCGCTAGGACAAACGATATTAAGCTTCCGCATATGTGAAAACGCAAACTCTGCTTCATCAATAACCCCACACTTTTGATAAAGACTCATAACCATACCAAAAGTAGCAACGTTCGGCTGAACCCCTTTACTCAACATCATCTTAAACCACTTTGTCCCAATCGCTACAATCCCCTTTCTATGACAAGCATAAATTACCGTATTAAAAACATGAAAACTAAGTTCACAACAAGATTCAATCTCCATCTCTTCAATTAACCTTTCCGCCCCATCCCAATCTTGTCTCCTACCCaaaactctcaaaaccaacttaTACGC
This genomic window from Rutidosis leptorrhynchoides isolate AG116_Rl617_1_P2 chromosome 2, CSIRO_AGI_Rlap_v1, whole genome shotgun sequence contains:
- the LOC139894284 gene encoding pentatricopeptide repeat-containing protein At4g30825, chloroplastic-like, with translation MASFTCYIHLDTFESKKPNSVVPFSDRGLIFAFTSINNNTFSKFKHPRVSKLGADVLLSNNVDRPVDLNDDNVILRNRKLYGEVKKGKRSIWKRLDGLKNVSKDPKAIGNLRNDNRNDKEIVCDDDSVVDLLDNNGVFLENLGYNGAESSLGECNIVLEKLESDGRDDEALRFFEWMRENGKLMRNVNAYKLVLRVLGRRQDWDGAERLIEEMEIESCCELSFHVFNTVIYACHRKGIVAIGTKWFKMMLSKGVQPNVATFGMVMSLYQKCGVIDEAEFAFSHMRKLNIVCPSAYSAMITMYTRIGLYEKAEEVIGYLRKDKVIMNRENWLVFINAYSQQGKLDEAEKELEKMNAAGFVPHIVAYNTIITGYGKVSKMLDAERIFRNLVSVGLKPDESTYRTMVEGWGRVQNFKEAEKYYKEMIRLGYKPNSSNLYTMINLQAKYGDEAGAIRTINDMVTIGCQLASVLGILLQAYEKAERFERVSSVVKGLLYNHVLNNQTSCSILVMAYVKHGLVDNAIEVLGIKKWKDKVFEDSLYHLLICTCKELGHLDNSIKIYTSMPKRDKPNLHITCTMIDIYSCLNQFTEAETLYLNLKSKGVALDLIAFSIVVRMYVKAGSLNDACSVLDVVEKQKDVVPDVYLFRDMLRIYQRLGMVNKLADLYYKILKADLTWDQEMYNSVINCCARALPIDELSRLFNEMIQRGFSPNTVTYNVMLDVYGKSGLFKKVRQVFWMAKKQGTVDVVSYNTVVAAYGKGKDLGNMASVARRMKFNGFSVSIEAYNCMLDAYGKAGEMEKFKNVLLRMKESNCASDHYTFNILINIYGEKGWIEEVGDVLKELEESELKPDICSYNSLIKAYGIAGMVENAVDLVREMRKNGIEPDRLTYTNLISALQKNDMVLEALKWSLWMKQMGI